A single region of the Gorilla gorilla gorilla isolate KB3781 chromosome 1, NHGRI_mGorGor1-v2.1_pri, whole genome shotgun sequence genome encodes:
- the PRDM2 gene encoding PR domain zinc finger protein 2 isoform X6 encodes MRDSAEGPKEDEEKPSASALEQPATLQEVASQEVPPELATPAPAWEPQPEPDERLEAAACEVNDLGEEEEEEEEEDEEEEEEEEDDDELEDEGEEEASMPNENSVKEPEIRCDEKPEDLLEEPKTTSEETLEDSSEVTPAMQIPRTKEEANGDVFETFMFPCQHCERKFTTKQGLERHMHIHISTVNHAFKCKYCGKAFGTQINRRRHERRHEAGLKRKPSQTLQPSEDLADGKASGENVASKDDSSPPNLGPDCLIMNSEKASQDTINSSVVEENGEVKELHPCKYCKKVFGTHTNMRRHQRRVHERHLIPKGVRRKGGLEEPQPPAEQAQATQNVYVPSTEPEEEGEADDVYIMDISSNISENLNYYIDGKIQTNNNTSNCDVIEMESASADLYGINCLLTPVTVEITQNIKTTQVPVTEDLPKEPSGSTNSEAKKRRTASPPALPKIKAETDSDPMAPSCSLSLPLSISTTEAVSFHKEKSVYLSSKLKQLLQTQDKLTPPAGISATEIAKLGPVCVSAPASMLPVTSSRFKRRTSSPPSSPQHSPALRDFGKPSDGKAAWTDAGLTSKKSKLESHSDSPAWSLSGRDERETVSPPCFDEYKMSKEWTASSAFSSVCNQQPLDLSSGVKQKAEGTGKTPVQWESVLDLSVHKKHCSDSEGKEFKESHSVQPTCSAVKKRKPTTCMLQKVLLNEYNGIDLPVENPADGTRSPSPCKSLEAQPDPDLGPDSGFPAPTVESTPDVCPSSPALQTPSLSSGQLPPLLIPTDPSSPPPCPPVLTVATPPPPLLPTVPLPAPSSSASPHPCPSPLSNATAQSPLPILSPTVSRSPSPIPPVEPLMSAASPGPPTLSSSSSSSSSSSFSSSSSSSSPSPPPLSAISSVVSSGDNLEASLPMIPFKQEELENEGLKPREEPQSAAEQDVVVQETFNKNFVCNVCESPFLSIKDLTKHLSIHAEEWPFKCEFCVQLFKDKTDLSEHRFLLHGVGNIFVCSVCKKEFAFLCNLQQHQRDLHPDKVCTHHEFESGTLRPQNFTDPSKAHVEHMQSLPEDPLETSKEEEELNDSSEELYTTIKIMASGIKTKDPDVRLGLNQHYPSFKPPPFQYHHRNPMGIGVTATNFTTHNIPQTFTTAIRCTKCGKGVDNMPELHKHILACASASDKKRYTPKKNPVPLKQTVQPKNGVVVLDNSGKNAFRRMGQPKRLNFSVELSKMSSNKLKLNALKKKNQLVQKAILQKNKSAKQKADLKNACESSSHICPYCNREFTYIGSLNKHAAFSCPKKPLSPPKKKVSHSSKKGGHSSPASSDKNSNSNHRRRTADAEIKMQSMQTPLGKTRARSSGPTQVPLPSSSFRSKQNVKFAASVKSKKPSSSSLRNSSPIRMAKITHVEGKKPKAVAKNHSAQLSSKTSRSLHVRVQKSKAVLQSKSTLASKKRTDRFNIKSRERSGGPVTRSLQLAAAADLSENKREDGSAKQELKDFSYSLRLASRCSPPAAPYITRQYRKVKAPAAAQFQGPFFKE; translated from the coding sequence GTCCTAAGGAAGACGAAGAGAAGCCTTCAGCCTCAGCACTTGAGCAGCCGGCCACCCTCCAGGAGGTGGCCAGTCAGGAGGTGCCTCCAGAACTAgcaacccctgcccctgcctgggaGCCACAGCCAGAACCAGACGAGCGATTAGAAGCGGCAGCTTGTGAGGTGAATGatttgggggaagaggaggaggaggaagaggaggaggatgaagaagaagaagaagaagaagaagatgatgatgagtTGGAAGACGAGGGGGAAGAAGAAGCCAGCATGCCAAATGAAAATTCTGTGAAAGAGCCAGAAATACGGTGTGATGAGAAGCCAGAAGATTTATTAGAGGAACCAAAAACAACTTCAGAAGAAACTCTTGAAGACTCCTCAGAGGTAACACCTGCCATGCAAATCCCCAGAACTAAAGAAGAGGCCAATGGTGATGTATTTGAAACGTTTATGTTTCCGTGTCAACATTGTGAAAGGAAGTTTACAACCAAACAGGGGCTTGAGCGTCACATGCATATCCATATATCCACCGTCAATCATGCTTTCAAATGCAAGTACTGTGGGAAAGCCTTTGGCACACAGATTAACCGGCGGCGACATGAGCGGCGCCATGAAGCAGGGTTAAAGCGGAAACCCAGCCAAACACTACAGCCGTCAGAGGATCTGGCTGATGGCAAAGCATCTGGAGAAAACGTTGCTTCAAAAGATGATTCGAGTCCTCCCAATCTTGGGCCAGACTGTCTGATCATGAATTCAGAGAAGGCTTCCCAAGACACAATAAATTCTTCTGTCGTAGAAGAGAATGGGGAAGTTAAAGAACTTCATCCGTGCAAATATTGTAAAAAGGTTTTTGGAACTCATACTAATATGAGACGGCATCAGCGTAGAGTTCACGAACGTCATCTGATTCCCAAAGGTGTACGGCGAAAAGGAGGCCTTGAAGAGCCCCAGCCTCCAGCAGAACAGGCCCAGGCCACCCAGAACGTATATGTACCAAGCACAGAGCccgaggaggaaggggaagcagatGACGTGTACATCATGGACATTTCTAGCAATATCTCTGAAAACTTAAATTACTATATTGATGGTAAAATTCAAACTAATAACAACACTAGTAACTGTGATgtgattgagatggagtctgcttCGGCAGATTTGTATGGTATAAATTGTCTGCTCACTCCAGTTACAGTGGaaattactcaaaatataaagaccacaCAGGTCCCTGTAACAGAAGATCTTCCTAAAGAGCCTTCGGGCAGCACAAATAGTGAGGCCAAGAAGCGGAGAACTGCGAGCCCGCCTGCGCTGCCCAAAATTAAGGCCGAAACAGACTCTGACCCCATGGCCCCCTCTTGCTCGTTAAGTCTTCCTCTTAGCATATCAACAACGGAGGCAGTGTCTTTCCATAAAGAGAAAAGTGTTTATTTGTCATCAAAGCTCAAACAACTTCTTCAAACCCAAGATAAACTAACTCCTCCTGCAGGGATTTCAGCAACTGAAATAGCTAAATTAGGTCCTGTTTGTGTATCTGCTCCTGCATCAATGTTGCCTGTGACCTCAAGTAGGTTTAAGAGGCGGACCAGCTCTCCTCCCAGTTCTCCACAGCACAGTCCTGCCCTTCGAGACTTTGGAAAGCCAAGTGATGGGAAAGCAGCATGGACCGATGCCGGGCTGACTTCCAAAAAATCCAAATTAGAAAGTCACAGCGACTCACCAGCATGGAGTTTGTCTgggagagatgagagagaaacTGTGAGCCCTCCATGCTTTGATGAATATAAAATGTCTAAAGAGTGGACAGCCAGTTCTGCTTTTAGCAGTGTGTGCAACCAGCAGCCACTGGATTTATCCAGCGGTGTCAAACAGAAGGCTGAGGGTACAGGCAAGACTCCGGTCCAGTGGGAATCTGTCTTAGATCTCAGTGTGCATAAAAAGCATTGTAGTGACTCTGAAGGCAAGGAATTCAAAGAAAGTCATTCAGTGCAGCCTACGTGTAGTGctgtaaagaaaaggaaaccaacCACCTGCATGCTGCAGAAGGTTCTTCTCAATGAATATAATGGCATCGATTTACCTGTAGAAAACCCTGCAGATGGGACCAGGAGCCCAAGTCCTTGTAAATCCCTAGAAGCTCAGCCAGATCCTGACCTCGGTCCGGACTCTGGTTTCCCTGCCCCTACTGTTGAGTCCACACCTGATGTTTGTCCTTCATCACCTGCCCTGCAGACACCCTCCCTTTCATCCGGTCAGCTGCCTCCTCTCTTGATCCCCACAGATCCCTCTTCCCCTCCACCCTGTCCCCCGGTATTAACTGTTGCCACTccgccccctcccctccttcctacCGTACCTCTTCCAGCCCCCTCTTCCAGTGCATCTCCACACCCATGCCCCTCTCCACTCTCAAATGCCACCGCACAGTCCCCACTTCCAATTCTGTCCCCAACAGTGTCCCGCTCTCCCTCTCCCATTCCTCCCGTGGAGCCCCTGATGTCTGCCGCCTCACCTGGGCCTCCAacactttcttcttcctcctcttcatcttcctcctcttcgttttcttcttcatcttcctcctcttctccttctccacctcctctctcCGCGATATCATCTGTTGTTTCCTCTGGTGATAATCTGGAGGCTTCTCTCCCCATGATACCTTTCAAACAGGAGGAATTAGAGAATGAAGGTCTGAAACCCAGGGAAGAGCCCCAGTCTGCTGCTGAACAGGATGTTGTTGTTCAGGAAACATTCAACAAAAACTTTGTTTGCAATGTCTGTGAATCaccttttctttccattaaagATCTAACCAAACATTTATCTATTCATGCTGAAGAATGGCCCTTCAAATGTGAATTTTGTGTGCAGCTTTTTAAGGATAAAACGGACTTGTCAGAACATCGCTTTTTGCTTCATGGAGTTGGGAATATCTTTGTGTGTTCTGTTTGTAAAAAAGAATTTGcttttttgtgcaatttgcagcAGCACCAGCGAGATCTCCACCCAGATAAGGTGTGCACACATCACGAGTTTGAAAGCGGGACTCTGAGGCCCCAGAACTTTACAGATCCCAGCAAGGCCCATGTAGAGCATATGCAGAGCTTGCCAGAAGATCCTTTAGAAACTTCTAAAGAAGAAGAGGAGTTAAACGATTCCTCTGAAGAGCTTTACACGACTATAAAAATAATGGCTTCTGGAATAAAGACAAAAGATCCAGATGTTCGATTGGGCCTCAATCAGCATTACCCAAGCTTTAAACCACCTCCATTTCAGTACCATCACCGTAACCCCATGGGGATTGGTGTGACAGCCACAAATTTCACTACACACAATATTCCACAGACTTTCACTACCGCCATTCGCTGCACAAAGTGTGGAAAAGGTGTCGACAACATGCCGGAGTTGCACAAACATATCCTGGCTTGTGCTTCTGCAAGTGACAAGAAGAGGTACACGCCTAAGAAAAACCCAGTACCATTAAAACAGACTGTGCAACCCAAAAATGGCGTGGTGGTTTTAGATAACTCTGGGAAAAATGCCTTCCGACGAATGGGACAGCCCAAAAGGCTTAACTTTAGTGTTGAACTCAGCAAAATGTCGTCGAATAAGCTCAAATTAAAtgcattgaagaaaaaaaatcagctagtACAGAAAGCAattcttcagaaaaacaaatctgCAAAGCAGAAGGCCGACTTGAAAAATGCTTGTGAGTCATCCTCTCACATCTGCCCTTACTGTAATCGAGAGTTCACTTACATTGGAAGCCTGAATAAACACGCCGCCTTCAGCTGTCCCAAAAAACCCCTTTCTCCtcccaaaaaaaaagtttctcattCATCTAAGAAAGGTGGACACTCATCACCTGCCAGTAGTGACAAAAACAGTAACAGCAACCACCGCAGACGGACAGCGGATGCGGAGATTAAAATGCAAAGCATGCAGACTCCGTTGGGCAAGACCAGAGCCCGCAGCTCAGGCCCCACCCAAGTCCCGCTTCCCTCCTCATCCTTCAGGTCCAAGCAGAACGTCAAGTTTGCGGCTTCGGTGAAATCCAAAAAACCAAGCTCCTCCTCTTTAAGGAACTCCAGCCCGATAAGAATGGCCAAAATAACTCACGTTGAGGGGAAAAAACCTAAAGCTGTGGCCAAGAATCATTCTGCTCAGCTTTCCAGCAAAACATCGCGGAGCCTGCACGTGAGGGTACAGAAAAGCAAAGCTGTTTTACAAAGCAAATCCACCTTGGCGAGTAAGAAAAGAACAGACCGGTtcaatataaaatctagagagcgGAGTGGGGGGCCAGTCACCCGAAGCCTTCAGCTGGCAGCTGCTGCTGACTTGAGTGAGAACAAGAGAGAGGACGGCAGCGCCAAGCAGGAGCTGAAGGACTTCAG